A DNA window from Cobetia marina contains the following coding sequences:
- the fadA gene encoding acetyl-CoA C-acyltransferase FadA produces MNLNSRDVVIVDGVRTAMAKAKNGAFRHVRAENLSAAVMQALFDRNPGLVPAEVDDVIWGCVNQTLEQAMNIARNAAIMTGIPRSVPAQTVNRLCGSSMSALHIATANIKAGMGDFYIIGGVEHMEHVPMAHGVDVNPAASKHAAKAAMMMGLTAELLGKMHGVSREQQDEFGVRSHQRAQAAADEGRFDDEIIGVEGHDAEGRRVMVTRDEVIRGDASMESMGNLKPVFDPKGGTVTAGTSSALSVGASGMAVMSAERAEALGLKPIARVLSTGVAGCDASIMGYGPVPASKQALKAAGLTIDDIQTVELNEAFAAQSIPVLKDLGLLERADTAVNLNGGAIALGHPLGCSGSRICTTLLNVMKQQNTRLGLATMCIGMGQGVATVFERLD; encoded by the coding sequence ATGAATCTGAATTCGAGAGATGTGGTAATCGTCGATGGCGTGCGCACTGCCATGGCCAAGGCCAAGAATGGGGCCTTCCGCCACGTGCGCGCCGAGAACCTGTCCGCCGCGGTGATGCAGGCGCTGTTCGACCGCAACCCCGGCCTGGTGCCGGCAGAGGTCGATGACGTCATCTGGGGCTGCGTCAACCAGACCCTGGAACAGGCCATGAACATCGCGCGCAATGCCGCCATCATGACCGGCATCCCGCGCAGCGTGCCGGCGCAGACGGTCAACCGGCTGTGTGGCTCCTCGATGAGCGCGCTGCATATCGCCACCGCCAACATCAAGGCCGGCATGGGCGACTTCTACATCATCGGGGGTGTCGAGCACATGGAGCACGTGCCGATGGCGCATGGGGTCGACGTCAACCCGGCGGCCAGCAAGCACGCGGCCAAGGCCGCGATGATGATGGGCCTGACCGCGGAACTGCTCGGCAAGATGCACGGCGTGAGTCGTGAGCAGCAGGATGAGTTCGGCGTGCGCTCTCACCAGCGTGCCCAGGCGGCCGCCGATGAAGGCCGTTTCGATGACGAGATCATCGGCGTCGAGGGCCATGATGCCGAGGGGCGTCGCGTGATGGTGACCCGTGATGAGGTCATCCGTGGCGATGCCAGCATGGAATCGATGGGCAACCTCAAGCCGGTGTTCGATCCCAAGGGCGGCACCGTGACGGCGGGTACCTCCTCCGCACTTTCCGTGGGTGCCTCGGGCATGGCGGTGATGAGTGCCGAGCGCGCCGAAGCGCTGGGTCTCAAGCCCATCGCCCGCGTACTGTCCACCGGTGTGGCCGGGTGCGATGCCTCCATCATGGGCTATGGACCAGTGCCGGCCTCCAAGCAGGCACTCAAGGCAGCGGGGCTGACCATCGACGATATCCAGACCGTCGAGCTCAATGAGGCCTTCGCGGCGCAATCGATTCCTGTGCTCAAGGACCTCGGCCTGCTGGAGCGCGCCGACACGGCGGTCAACCTCAACGGCGGCGCCATCGCGCTGGGGCATCCGCTGGGCTGTTCCGGCTCGCGTATCTGCACCACCTTGCTCAACGTCATGAAGCAGCAGAACACGCGCCTGGGGCTGGCGACCATGTGCATCGGCATGGGCCAGGGCGTCGCGACGGTCTTCGAGCGACTCGACTGA
- a CDS encoding ATP-binding cassette domain-containing protein, whose product MALLRLENLQLAYGHHVLLNGADLVVERGERLALVGRNGTGKSTLLKLITGEFQADAGELWKAPGLKIGVLSQDLPAAEGRTIFDIVAEGLPQAGALLAEYHHLISDPEPDLKRLEHVQVALESVDGWQFQQRIDTVLTRLGLPEDTMMEDLSGGWRRRVALARALVSDPDLLLLDEPTNHLDLDTIAWLEEQVAAFSGAVLFITHDRAFLKRLATQILELDRGRLGRYPGDYAAYQAQKQHEMDVEAKENAEFDKKLAQEETWIRQGIKARRTRNEGRVRALEKMRDERGQRREVQGRARIAVDSAERSGKRVVELENVSYRYDEAQGKWVIRDLSVEIQRGDKVGLLGRNGAGKTTLLHILLGQLEASEGKRIEGTKLQIAYFDQLRKGLDMEATVYDNVARGSDRVTVGGRDMHVMSYLQNFLFTPDRARQPVRSLSGGESNRLLLARLFTMPANVLVLDEPTNDLDVETLELLEELLLDFDGTVLLVSHDRAFMDNVVTNILAFEGDGIVKPYVGGYSDWIRQGGHLPPAPWEVEREREEKHRREAQAEDERRKREAAQAQQAPKKVKLPYKFQRELDLIPATIETLEAEIATLEAEIAAPEFYTGDAKAVKTTLEKLSHKQQVLEETMERWMELEAMQEG is encoded by the coding sequence ATGGCATTGTTACGACTGGAAAATCTACAGCTGGCCTATGGCCATCACGTTCTGCTCAATGGGGCGGATCTTGTCGTCGAGCGCGGCGAGCGCCTGGCGCTCGTCGGCCGCAATGGTACCGGCAAGTCGACCCTGCTCAAGCTGATCACCGGCGAGTTCCAGGCCGATGCCGGTGAGCTGTGGAAGGCGCCGGGCCTCAAGATCGGTGTGCTCTCCCAGGATCTGCCGGCGGCGGAAGGTCGCACGATCTTCGATATCGTTGCCGAAGGCCTGCCGCAGGCAGGTGCGCTGCTGGCGGAATACCATCACCTGATCAGTGATCCGGAACCGGACCTCAAGCGTCTCGAGCACGTGCAGGTCGCGCTGGAAAGCGTCGATGGCTGGCAGTTCCAGCAGCGTATCGATACCGTGCTGACCCGCCTGGGCCTGCCGGAAGACACCATGATGGAAGATCTCTCCGGTGGCTGGCGTCGGCGTGTCGCGCTGGCGCGTGCGCTGGTATCCGACCCGGACCTGCTGCTGCTCGATGAGCCGACCAACCATCTGGATCTCGATACCATCGCCTGGCTGGAAGAGCAGGTCGCGGCCTTCTCCGGCGCCGTGCTGTTCATCACCCACGACAGGGCCTTCCTCAAGCGCCTGGCGACCCAGATTCTGGAGCTGGACCGTGGCCGCCTCGGCCGTTATCCGGGCGATTACGCGGCCTATCAGGCCCAGAAGCAGCACGAGATGGATGTCGAGGCCAAGGAAAACGCCGAATTCGACAAGAAACTGGCCCAGGAAGAGACCTGGATCCGCCAGGGCATCAAGGCGCGCCGCACCCGTAACGAAGGTCGCGTGCGCGCGCTGGAGAAGATGCGTGATGAGCGTGGACAGCGTCGTGAGGTGCAGGGCCGTGCGCGTATCGCCGTCGATTCTGCCGAGCGCAGCGGCAAGCGCGTCGTGGAGCTGGAAAATGTCAGCTATCGCTACGACGAGGCGCAGGGCAAGTGGGTCATCCGTGACCTGAGCGTCGAGATCCAGCGCGGCGACAAGGTCGGCCTGCTGGGGCGCAACGGCGCGGGCAAGACGACGCTGCTGCATATCCTGCTGGGTCAGCTCGAGGCCAGTGAAGGCAAGCGCATCGAAGGCACCAAGCTTCAGATCGCCTACTTCGATCAGCTGCGCAAGGGCCTGGACATGGAAGCCACCGTCTACGACAACGTGGCGCGCGGCAGCGACCGTGTCACGGTCGGCGGGCGTGACATGCACGTGATGAGCTACCTGCAGAACTTCCTGTTCACGCCGGACCGCGCGCGTCAGCCGGTGCGTTCGCTGTCAGGGGGCGAGTCCAATCGCCTGCTGCTGGCGCGTCTGTTCACCATGCCGGCCAACGTGCTGGTGCTGGATGAGCCGACCAACGACCTGGATGTCGAGACGCTGGAGCTGCTCGAGGAGCTGCTGCTCGACTTCGACGGTACCGTGCTGCTGGTCTCCCACGACCGTGCCTTCATGGACAACGTGGTCACCAATATCCTGGCCTTTGAGGGCGACGGGATCGTCAAGCCGTATGTCGGGGGCTACAGCGATTGGATACGTCAGGGCGGGCATCTGCCGCCGGCACCGTGGGAAGTCGAGCGTGAGCGCGAGGAAAAGCACCGTCGTGAGGCGCAGGCCGAGGATGAGCGTCGCAAGCGTGAGGCCGCCCAGGCGCAGCAGGCCCCCAAGAAGGTCAAGCTGCCCTACAAGTTCCAGCGCGAGCTGGATCTGATTCCGGCGACCATCGAGACGCTGGAAGCGGAGATCGCGACGCTGGAAGCCGAGATCGCGGCGCCCGAGTTCTACACGGGGGATGCCAAGGCCGTGAAGACGACGCTCGAGAAGCTCAGCCACAAGCAGCAGGTGCTGGAAGAGACGATGGAGCGCTGGATGGAGCTTGAGGCCATGCAGGAAGGCTGA
- a CDS encoding universal stress protein, producing the protein MSNEYKHVLVAVDLTKDSHLVLERALPIAKRNGAKVSIMHTLEPLGFAYGGDIPMDLTSIQDQLDSHARERLGDIATPHGIAPEDQHVVVGMPDSEIHRFAAEHDVDLIVVGSHGRHGFALLLGSTSTGVLHGARCDVLAVRVGADDSEE; encoded by the coding sequence ATGAGCAACGAATACAAGCATGTACTGGTCGCTGTCGATCTGACCAAGGATTCCCACCTGGTACTGGAACGCGCACTGCCCATCGCCAAGCGCAATGGTGCCAAGGTGTCCATCATGCATACCCTCGAGCCACTGGGCTTTGCCTATGGCGGGGACATCCCGATGGATCTGACCAGCATTCAGGATCAGCTGGATTCCCATGCCCGTGAGCGACTGGGGGATATCGCCACGCCACACGGTATCGCGCCTGAAGATCAGCATGTCGTGGTCGGCATGCCGGACAGCGAGATTCATCGCTTTGCCGCGGAACATGACGTGGATCTGATCGTGGTCGGCTCACATGGTCGCCATGGCTTCGCCCTGCTGCTGGGCTCCACCTCCACTGGTGTCCTGCATGGTGCCCGGTGTGATGTGCTGGCCGTCCGAGTGGGGGCAGATGACAGCGAAGAATGA
- a CDS encoding LPS-assembly lipoprotein LptE, with protein MTQANSNSASVDASRSPGETAASAAPRRSAPRRLMAAIGVGVALTLSGCGFQLRDYDATPMAITELDVQAPNTDTHDALREALKQADIRLSDDAPLRLNLGKLNEDVHQITFGDAGSIKRELTYRVVYSLQRKSDGAYLANQQELEASSDYYTNDDNLLNTDDVRERAGEQNDRELSRQLMDRLRAITP; from the coding sequence GTGACGCAGGCGAATTCCAACAGTGCATCAGTGGACGCATCACGCAGCCCCGGCGAGACCGCAGCGTCAGCTGCCCCGCGCCGGTCGGCTCCTCGCCGCCTGATGGCGGCCATTGGCGTCGGCGTCGCGCTGACGTTGAGCGGCTGTGGCTTCCAGCTGCGCGATTACGACGCCACGCCGATGGCCATCACCGAACTCGATGTCCAGGCACCGAACACCGATACCCACGACGCGCTGCGCGAAGCGCTCAAGCAGGCCGACATCCGCCTGAGCGATGATGCACCACTGCGCCTGAATCTGGGCAAGCTGAATGAAGACGTCCATCAGATCACCTTTGGTGATGCAGGCAGCATCAAGCGCGAGCTGACCTATCGTGTCGTCTACTCGCTGCAACGCAAGTCGGACGGTGCCTACCTGGCCAACCAGCAGGAGCTGGAAGCCAGCAGCGACTACTACACCAACGACGACAACCTGCTCAACACCGATGACGTGCGTGAACGTGCCGGTGAGCAGAATGATCGTGAGCTGAGTCGTCAGCTGATGGACCGCCTGCGCGCCATCACCCCCTGA
- the holA gene encoding DNA polymerase III subunit delta: MKVYPDKLEEQLNKRLSPVYIVAGDEPLIHQESCDAIRRAARAAGVEEREVLHVENGFQWGRLTESAASMSLFASRKLIELRLGTQSAGQEGSKVLKAYAERIEKDGDILLITAARLDRKVQQTAWFKALEKVGVFIAVWPVDHSRLGFWIRDRARLHGLELNQDAARLLAERIEGNLLAADQELQKLALLHPPGARLDGNAIAQGVEDNARYDVFTLADACLKGEIERSGRIVLGLRGEGVEPPVILWALTRELRTLLSLRQHLDQGQSFEHACKAQKPMIFDKRRPFYQQALNRLPHKRLHKLLLFSQRLDMAIKGGMTLPIWDGMVDLALTLAGGRGPLAELPHAYKVG; encoded by the coding sequence ATGAAGGTCTATCCCGACAAGCTGGAAGAGCAACTCAACAAGCGCCTGTCTCCGGTCTATATCGTGGCGGGCGACGAGCCTCTTATCCATCAGGAAAGCTGCGACGCCATCCGGCGCGCGGCGCGTGCGGCCGGCGTCGAGGAGCGGGAAGTCCTTCACGTCGAGAACGGTTTCCAGTGGGGCCGTCTGACCGAATCTGCCGCCAGCATGTCACTGTTCGCCTCGCGCAAGCTGATCGAGCTGCGCCTGGGCACCCAGAGCGCCGGCCAGGAAGGCAGCAAGGTGCTCAAGGCCTATGCCGAGCGCATCGAGAAGGATGGCGACATCCTGCTGATCACCGCCGCACGCCTCGACCGCAAGGTGCAGCAGACGGCGTGGTTCAAGGCGCTCGAGAAGGTGGGAGTGTTCATCGCGGTCTGGCCGGTGGATCATTCCCGCCTCGGCTTCTGGATTCGTGATCGCGCCCGCCTGCATGGCCTGGAACTGAATCAGGACGCCGCCCGGCTGCTGGCCGAGCGCATCGAAGGCAATCTGCTGGCCGCGGACCAGGAGCTGCAGAAGCTGGCGCTGCTGCACCCGCCGGGCGCACGCCTGGATGGCAATGCCATCGCCCAGGGGGTCGAGGACAATGCCCGCTATGATGTCTTCACGCTGGCGGATGCCTGCCTGAAGGGCGAGATCGAGCGCAGCGGGCGTATCGTGCTGGGTCTGCGGGGAGAAGGGGTCGAGCCGCCGGTGATCCTGTGGGCCTTGACGCGCGAGCTGCGCACCCTGCTCTCGCTGCGTCAGCACCTCGATCAAGGCCAAAGCTTCGAGCATGCCTGCAAGGCGCAGAAACCGATGATCTTCGACAAGCGACGTCCCTTCTATCAACAGGCGCTCAATCGTCTGCCCCACAAGCGTCTGCACAAGCTGCTGCTGTTCTCGCAGCGACTCGACATGGCGATCAAGGGCGGAATGACGCTGCCTATCTGGGACGGGATGGTGGATCTCGCCCTGACGCTCGCCGGTGGACGCGGCCCGCTGGCCGAACTGCCTCATGCCTACAAGGTGGGGTGA
- the slyA gene encoding transcriptional regulator SlyA: protein MHEDIGLKLSRLPRLWRAILDQRLSPLGLTQTRWMTLVHLWRLGDGQPQCDLARSIGIEAPSLVRTLDQLSEQGLVERRACEEDRRTKRIFLTHKALPLIEKIDAIAEQTRIEMLEGLTPEQVDQFCECLRVMERNGLEISEKVPESA, encoded by the coding sequence ATGCATGAAGATATCGGGCTAAAGCTTTCCCGCCTGCCGCGCCTATGGCGCGCCATCCTGGACCAGCGACTGTCCCCGCTTGGGCTGACACAAACCCGCTGGATGACGCTGGTACACCTGTGGCGACTCGGAGACGGCCAGCCACAATGTGATCTGGCACGCTCCATCGGCATTGAGGCACCGTCTCTGGTACGCACGCTGGATCAGCTCAGCGAGCAGGGACTGGTGGAACGCCGCGCCTGTGAGGAAGACCGCCGCACCAAGCGCATCTTCCTGACACACAAGGCACTGCCGCTGATCGAGAAGATCGATGCCATCGCCGAGCAGACCCGCATCGAGATGCTCGAGGGGCTCACGCCGGAGCAGGTCGACCAATTCTGCGAATGCCTGCGCGTCATGGAACGCAATGGCCTGGAAATCTCCGAGAAGGTGCCGGAAAGCGCCTGA
- a CDS encoding amidohydrolase family protein — MDWNHVEQDLPCAAPPRPLPHPLTFRLPPGSIDCHLHVFGDPVRYPLAEDRTYNPAEFGLKDALEMHHALGARHGVLIQPSVYGYDNRLLCDSLENCRERGLDYRGIAVVSPEISDAELERLSRLGVCGVRLNLIFSGGLRWRDVVLLADRLARFDWHLECLIDVSTFRDMEARLGSLPVPVVIDHMGHLAASRGPECPGFTALCRMLKQGRTWAKLSAPYRLTTRGRLPYSDVTALARALVSANPERVVWGSDWPHPHIGVEMPEEDTLAELMQRWLPEREMREKIFRDNPRKLYGYPAFVKSKVEEAH, encoded by the coding sequence ATGGATTGGAACCATGTCGAGCAGGATCTGCCGTGTGCGGCACCGCCACGCCCCCTGCCGCATCCCCTGACGTTCCGGCTGCCTCCGGGCAGCATTGATTGCCACCTTCATGTGTTCGGCGATCCGGTGCGTTATCCGCTGGCGGAAGACAGGACCTACAACCCTGCCGAATTCGGGCTCAAGGACGCGCTGGAAATGCACCACGCGCTTGGCGCCCGTCATGGCGTCCTGATCCAGCCAAGTGTCTATGGCTATGACAATCGCCTGCTGTGCGACAGCCTCGAGAACTGTCGTGAGCGCGGGCTGGATTATCGTGGCATCGCCGTGGTCTCGCCCGAGATCAGTGATGCAGAGCTTGAGCGGCTCTCCAGGCTGGGCGTCTGTGGGGTGCGCCTCAATCTGATCTTCTCCGGCGGGCTGCGCTGGCGTGATGTCGTGCTGCTGGCGGACCGTCTGGCCCGCTTCGACTGGCATCTGGAATGCCTGATCGATGTCTCGACCTTCCGTGACATGGAGGCACGGCTCGGCAGTCTGCCGGTGCCGGTGGTGATCGACCACATGGGCCACCTCGCGGCTTCACGGGGGCCGGAATGTCCCGGTTTCACCGCGCTGTGTCGGATGCTCAAGCAGGGACGTACCTGGGCCAAGCTGTCGGCGCCATATCGACTCACCACCCGGGGACGCCTGCCGTATTCCGATGTCACGGCACTGGCGCGGGCACTGGTTTCCGCCAATCCCGAACGCGTGGTGTGGGGCAGTGACTGGCCGCATCCGCATATCGGGGTCGAGATGCCGGAGGAGGACACGCTGGCGGAATTGATGCAGCGCTGGCTGCCGGAGCGCGAGATGCGCGAGAAGATCTTCCGCGACAATCCACGCAAGCTCTATGGATATCCCGCCTTCGTGAAGTCGAAGGTCGAGGAGGCGCACTGA
- a CDS encoding DUF5924 family protein: MSSTLTALYLRLTGIVERTKRWHWLWPPIGFAAGICSFFLVNRQQWLGGMLALGMMLAWLILIAEGLWSRLRRHRGQNALPRKLATFVAQLIQQETLCFTLPFFLATTDWASGQAGFTLLLCGATLLSILDPFYYRLAERHRWLYFGFHALCVFVVVLVTLPLLLELTTGESLLAACAAMSLFALPSVANLRIARGLVGGLAMIGISVMLGVGAWGARAWIPPATLWINASSLSPDFDTAARTPRGEMHLTPAQLSARGLYAYTAIRAPRGLSEKVYHVWRHDGEVVDRIALNINGGRKEGYRAWTHKTAFPKGSEGEWEIDVETMNGQRIGSLRFLVSDDPQVATFADSSLARPAGIPGWRITNLIPGL; this comes from the coding sequence ATGAGCAGCACTCTCACCGCCCTGTATCTGCGCCTGACCGGCATCGTCGAACGCACCAAGCGCTGGCACTGGCTATGGCCTCCCATCGGCTTCGCTGCGGGCATCTGCAGTTTCTTCCTCGTCAATCGTCAGCAATGGCTGGGTGGCATGCTGGCGCTGGGCATGATGCTGGCCTGGTTGATCCTGATCGCCGAAGGCCTGTGGAGCCGTCTGCGCCGTCATCGCGGCCAGAATGCCCTGCCCCGCAAGCTGGCCACCTTCGTGGCGCAGCTGATCCAGCAGGAGACCCTGTGCTTCACGTTGCCGTTCTTTCTGGCGACGACCGACTGGGCCAGTGGCCAGGCAGGCTTCACCTTGCTGCTGTGCGGCGCGACTCTGCTGTCGATACTCGACCCCTTCTACTACCGACTGGCCGAGCGCCATCGCTGGCTGTACTTCGGCTTCCACGCCCTGTGCGTATTCGTCGTGGTACTGGTCACCCTGCCCCTGCTGCTGGAACTGACCACCGGCGAGAGTCTGTTGGCTGCGTGTGCCGCGATGAGCCTGTTCGCGCTGCCCAGTGTCGCCAACCTGCGGATTGCCCGCGGGCTGGTCGGTGGCCTGGCGATGATCGGCATCAGCGTGATGCTGGGGGTGGGCGCATGGGGGGCACGCGCCTGGATTCCGCCTGCCACGCTCTGGATCAACGCCAGCAGCCTCTCGCCGGACTTCGACACCGCGGCGCGGACACCGCGGGGCGAGATGCATCTGACCCCAGCGCAACTCTCCGCCAGAGGCCTCTACGCCTACACGGCCATTCGCGCCCCACGCGGGTTGTCGGAGAAGGTCTATCACGTCTGGCGACATGACGGAGAAGTGGTGGATCGCATCGCCTTGAACATCAACGGCGGTCGCAAGGAAGGTTATCGGGCATGGACACACAAGACGGCCTTCCCCAAGGGCAGCGAGGGGGAATGGGAAATCGATGTCGAGACCATGAACGGGCAACGCATCGGCAGTCTGCGCTTCCTCGTCAGTGATGATCCGCAGGTAGCCACCTTCGCGGACAGCAGCCTGGCACGGCCGGCGGGCATCCCCGGCTGGCGGATCACCAACCTGATTCCGGGCCTGTAA
- a CDS encoding DUF6482 family protein has product MQMTPPLLGEGVSVETLRRWLAEGNTLTVEIQTLDQGLYLVRLHHADGISRLVDEDGQSLRFTGTQWISRLLLPLGLTHGVQTWAEVQDEMIGLPTTPVDNASLLAHGTRVAFKTL; this is encoded by the coding sequence ATGCAGATGACACCCCCGTTGCTTGGCGAAGGCGTCAGTGTCGAGACCCTGCGTCGATGGCTCGCCGAAGGCAACACGCTGACCGTGGAGATCCAGACGCTGGATCAGGGGCTGTATCTGGTGCGCCTGCATCATGCCGACGGCATCAGTCGTCTGGTCGATGAAGACGGCCAGTCCCTGCGCTTCACCGGCACGCAGTGGATCAGTCGCCTGTTGCTGCCGCTGGGGCTGACGCATGGCGTGCAGACCTGGGCGGAAGTGCAGGATGAGATGATCGGCCTCCCCACCACTCCGGTCGACAATGCCAGCCTGCTGGCCCATGGCACGCGTGTGGCGTTCAAGACGCTGTAG
- the fadB gene encoding fatty acid oxidation complex subunit alpha FadB, which translates to MIYSGKTLSVEANQDAIALLTLDLEGESVNKLASYVLKELGEAVEAIKATADLKGLVIRSAKEAFVVGADITEFHQMFEKDEAFLIDMNMTVHGIFNAIEDLPFPTVTAINGLALGGGCEITLTTDFRVMADSAKIGLPETKLGIIPGWAGCVRLPRLIGADNAIEWICGGTENRADKALAVGAVDAVLPVAELDAAALDILARANAGELDYMARRLEKTSPLKLNAIEQMMAFETAKGFVAGKAGPHYPAPVEAIKVIQKGAGESRERAQAIEAKTFARMALTDVAFNLVGLFMNDQVVKKKAKGYEKQASKIQQAAVLGAGIMGGGIAYQSASKGTPILMKDINGEAIELGLKEARKLFGKGVERGKLTTEKMAQGLSNIRPTLSYGDFGNVDLVVEAVVENPKVKASVLAELEDNVADTTILTSNTSTISITRLAESLKRPENFCGMHFFNPVHRMPLVEVIRGEKSSDAAIAATVAYARQMGKTPIVVNDCPGFLVNRVLFPYFGGFSLLVEKGADYQRVDKVMEKFGWPMGPAYLLDVVGMDTAVHANAVMAEGFPDRMAREGKTAIQVMYDNKRLGQKNDLGFYRYEEDRKGKPKKLPDEAAQALVSEVVSETREFSDDDIIARMMVPLCMETIRCLEDDIVGTPAEADMALIYGIGFPPFRGGALRYVDAMGVAEFVALADSLADELGPLYRPTEALRERAKRGDAFYA; encoded by the coding sequence ATGATCTATTCAGGCAAAACGCTATCCGTCGAGGCCAATCAGGACGCCATCGCCCTGTTGACCCTCGATCTTGAAGGCGAATCGGTCAACAAGCTGGCCAGCTACGTACTCAAGGAGCTGGGGGAGGCGGTGGAGGCCATCAAGGCGACGGCCGACCTGAAGGGGCTGGTCATCCGCTCCGCCAAGGAAGCGTTCGTGGTCGGTGCCGATATCACCGAGTTCCATCAGATGTTCGAGAAGGATGAAGCCTTCCTCATCGACATGAACATGACCGTCCATGGCATCTTCAATGCCATCGAGGACCTGCCGTTCCCCACCGTCACCGCCATCAATGGGCTGGCGCTGGGCGGTGGCTGCGAGATCACCCTGACCACCGACTTCCGCGTCATGGCGGACAGCGCGAAGATCGGCCTGCCGGAGACCAAGCTCGGCATCATTCCGGGCTGGGCGGGCTGCGTACGTCTGCCGCGCCTGATCGGGGCGGACAATGCCATCGAATGGATCTGTGGGGGCACCGAGAATCGCGCCGACAAGGCCCTGGCAGTCGGCGCCGTCGATGCCGTGCTGCCGGTGGCCGAGCTGGACGCGGCGGCACTCGACATTCTGGCGCGCGCCAATGCGGGTGAGCTGGACTACATGGCACGGCGTCTCGAGAAGACCTCGCCGCTCAAGCTCAATGCCATCGAGCAGATGATGGCCTTCGAGACCGCCAAGGGCTTCGTGGCAGGCAAGGCCGGCCCGCACTATCCGGCGCCGGTGGAGGCCATCAAGGTCATCCAGAAGGGCGCGGGCGAATCGCGTGAGCGTGCCCAGGCCATCGAGGCCAAGACCTTCGCCCGGATGGCGCTGACCGACGTGGCCTTCAATCTGGTCGGCCTGTTCATGAACGATCAGGTGGTCAAGAAGAAAGCCAAGGGATACGAGAAGCAGGCGAGCAAGATCCAGCAGGCTGCCGTACTGGGTGCCGGCATCATGGGCGGTGGCATCGCCTATCAGAGCGCCAGCAAGGGCACGCCGATCCTGATGAAGGACATCAATGGCGAGGCCATCGAGCTTGGCCTGAAGGAAGCGCGCAAGCTGTTCGGCAAGGGCGTCGAGCGCGGCAAGCTGACCACCGAGAAGATGGCGCAGGGGCTGTCCAACATTCGCCCGACGCTGTCCTATGGCGATTTCGGCAACGTGGATCTGGTCGTCGAGGCGGTGGTCGAGAACCCCAAGGTCAAGGCGTCGGTGCTGGCCGAGCTCGAGGACAACGTGGCGGATACCACCATCCTGACGTCCAATACCTCGACCATTTCCATCACGCGTCTGGCGGAATCACTCAAGCGTCCCGAGAACTTCTGCGGCATGCACTTCTTCAACCCGGTGCATCGCATGCCGCTGGTGGAAGTCATCCGTGGCGAGAAATCCAGCGACGCGGCGATCGCCGCGACCGTCGCCTACGCCCGTCAGATGGGCAAGACACCGATCGTCGTCAACGACTGCCCGGGGTTCCTGGTCAACCGCGTGCTGTTCCCCTACTTCGGTGGCTTCAGCCTGCTGGTCGAGAAGGGCGCCGACTATCAGCGCGTCGACAAGGTGATGGAGAAGTTCGGCTGGCCGATGGGCCCGGCCTACCTGCTGGATGTGGTCGGCATGGACACTGCGGTCCACGCCAATGCGGTGATGGCCGAAGGCTTCCCGGATCGCATGGCGCGTGAGGGCAAGACCGCCATTCAGGTGATGTACGACAACAAGCGACTGGGTCAGAAGAACGACCTGGGCTTCTATCGCTATGAGGAAGACCGCAAGGGCAAGCCGAAAAAGCTGCCTGATGAAGCGGCGCAGGCACTGGTCAGTGAAGTGGTCAGCGAGACGCGCGAATTCTCCGATGACGACATCATCGCGCGCATGATGGTGCCGCTGTGCATGGAAACCATCCGGTGTCTGGAAGATGACATTGTCGGTACGCCGGCCGAGGCGGACATGGCCTTGATCTACGGCATCGGTTTCCCGCCGTTCCGTGGTGGCGCACTGCGCTACGTCGATGCCATGGGCGTGGCAGAGTTCGTCGCGCTGGCCGACAGCCTGGCCGATGAGCTGGGGCCGCTGTATCGCCCGACCGAGGCACTGCGTGAGCGCGCCAAGCGCGGCGACGCCTTCTACGCCTGA